A genome region from Candidatus Cloacimonas sp. includes the following:
- a CDS encoding Smr/MutS family protein, whose protein sequence is FLQIFDPDGEILDSASKELSGIRKRINTLRMQIQKTMQSLLTDSSIDRYLQDKFVTQREDRYVLPVKESAVPFVNGIVQSQSGSKSTVFIEPIAVVPLNNELQLIKQQEKQEIFRIFTEYTAAIKTKRKGILQNQEILAFLDFRFACGRLCNTLKAKIPVMIDQPCLSLKSAKHPLLILRLGNPNKVIPFDLKLDQKHKIIVLSGPNTGGKTVLLKAVGLITLMALSGLPVPADEDSEIGFFSNVFADIGDDQSIENALSTFSAHLEKIGKMLQFANPQTLILIDEIGAATDPQQGSALAQAILEKYLQLGCPTIVTTHYTALKIFAEQHPGCLNASMQFDTKNLQPTYKFIAGYPGDSFAIEVAASLGIEPTLIERAKELAGNQNVQFTELLKKMQEEKKNYSISTYQNELKTRLLESKLQELTVKEQNWEKEVKTLRQNYLKELQQELINQQKIYQKELNELKTLSKQERKTFSEHKLLNIESKTNEIQKELAKNTLSDNLPIENPQPGMKVWLSNFDTEAIILAIEGEQAKVDMNGITFKTPVSTLYKTLAPVSEIKTEPKVKTNVTPKAKFELKILGLTFDEAKPLIDEFLDDATLAGLHSLRIVHGKGTGVLRTKVRDYLKKKKQVKSIGTPGSSEGGSGVTIVSI, encoded by the coding sequence GATTTCTGCAAATATTCGATCCTGACGGCGAGATTTTGGATAGCGCCTCCAAAGAACTTTCGGGTATTCGTAAACGCATAAATACATTACGAATGCAGATTCAAAAGACAATGCAATCACTTTTAACTGATAGCAGCATAGATCGCTATCTACAAGATAAATTCGTTACCCAGCGAGAAGACCGTTATGTTTTACCTGTTAAAGAAAGTGCCGTCCCTTTTGTAAACGGCATCGTGCAAAGTCAATCCGGAAGCAAATCCACCGTTTTTATAGAGCCAATAGCTGTTGTTCCGCTCAATAATGAACTCCAGCTTATCAAGCAACAAGAAAAGCAGGAAATTTTCCGCATTTTTACAGAATACACCGCTGCCATCAAAACCAAGCGGAAAGGTATTTTGCAAAATCAGGAAATACTGGCTTTTCTGGACTTTCGTTTTGCTTGCGGACGCCTTTGCAATACCCTCAAAGCAAAAATCCCCGTTATGATCGATCAACCCTGTTTATCACTAAAATCGGCAAAACATCCTTTGTTGATCTTGCGTTTAGGCAATCCTAACAAAGTGATTCCCTTTGATCTAAAACTTGATCAAAAGCATAAAATTATTGTTTTAAGCGGACCCAATACCGGTGGCAAAACCGTTCTGTTAAAAGCAGTTGGCTTAATTACATTGATGGCTTTGTCTGGGCTTCCCGTTCCTGCCGACGAAGATAGCGAAATCGGCTTTTTCAGTAATGTTTTTGCCGATATTGGAGATGATCAGTCCATCGAAAATGCGCTCTCCACTTTTTCCGCTCATCTGGAAAAAATCGGCAAAATGCTGCAGTTTGCCAATCCCCAAACCTTAATCTTGATAGATGAAATTGGAGCCGCAACCGATCCTCAACAAGGTTCTGCTTTGGCTCAGGCAATTCTGGAAAAATATCTTCAGCTGGGCTGTCCAACTATCGTAACCACCCACTATACCGCTCTGAAAATATTTGCCGAACAGCATCCCGGTTGTTTGAACGCTTCAATGCAATTCGATACTAAAAATCTGCAGCCCACTTATAAATTCATTGCCGGTTATCCAGGAGACAGCTTTGCCATTGAAGTTGCTGCCTCACTGGGAATTGAACCAACTTTAATTGAAAGAGCCAAAGAACTTGCCGGTAACCAAAATGTACAATTTACCGAACTACTGAAAAAAATGCAGGAAGAAAAAAAGAATTATAGTATTTCCACCTATCAAAACGAACTCAAAACCCGCCTGCTGGAAAGCAAACTACAAGAATTGACAGTAAAAGAACAGAACTGGGAAAAAGAAGTAAAAACGCTACGCCAGAACTACTTAAAGGAATTGCAACAGGAATTGATTAACCAGCAGAAAATATACCAGAAAGAGTTAAATGAACTGAAAACCCTTTCCAAACAGGAGCGTAAAACATTTTCGGAACATAAATTGCTTAATATAGAAAGCAAGACCAACGAGATTCAGAAAGAACTTGCCAAGAATACCCTTTCCGATAATTTGCCCATCGAAAATCCACAACCCGGAATGAAGGTTTGGCTTTCCAATTTTGATACTGAGGCAATTATTTTGGCTATCGAGGGTGAACAGGCAAAAGTGGATATGAACGGAATCACTTTTAAAACACCGGTCAGCACGCTTTATAAGACATTAGCTCCGGTTTCCGAAATAAAAACCGAACCTAAGGTGAAAACCAATGTCACCCCCAAAGCAAAATTTGAACTGAAAATTCTGGGGCTTACTTTTGACGAAGCAAAACCCCTGATAGATGAATTTCTGGATGACGCCACTTTAGCTGGATTGCATTCGTTAAGAATTGTGCACGGCAAAGGAACCGGCGTTTTAAGAACCAAAGTTCGTGACTATCTGAAAAAGAAAAAACAAGTAAAAAGTATTGGGACTCCCGGTAGCAGCGAAGGTGGAAGCGGAGTTACAATCGTTAGTATATAA
- the dnaG gene encoding DNA primase — protein MDQNLIDQIRRANDIVDVIQGYIPLKRVGSNYRGLCPFHNDTKPSLYVSQPKQIYKCFACGKAGNVIGFVTDFEKVSFIEAVKKLAQRAGIQIPDYEKTKVVNTKREQLLTVYRSATDFFTESLFAYGQDVLDYLKQRSFAPETAKELQLGYALNSEKALLNHLLKEGYSVSLLKDSGLFANYSGGLSDLFKDRLMFPIHNSLGEVIAFGGRIIEPKAGVGKYINSPGTELYTKGKELYGIYKTKYNISKANTAIICEGYFDFLRLYTNGFTNSVASLGTSLTEEQIYLLARFCNRVIILYDGDAAGIKAAVRAGLLCLSRGMEANVAILPESEDPDSLILKQGSKAMQNIINKAVPLINFLATDARPEQPTAERIELILDALRMLKDQVKRELLLKDVSAAFGITEGALNSKLHSRGSFSVPQPDSTTKVVPQNDIFEERSVLVLALKDYDSYKLLAKELDLSYFNNKRYRELYRFLVEKNMQAEPWEPAALLDNLDNNEIKECLAELLFEDLQPLRFEDCLNGLCIRKVQHDLEELDSAISKDPQNLELLKEKEKLAIKYRRMTRKVVNKVLY, from the coding sequence ATGGACCAAAACTTAATTGACCAAATCCGCCGTGCAAACGACATCGTAGATGTCATTCAAGGTTACATACCCTTGAAAAGGGTGGGAAGCAACTATCGCGGTTTATGCCCTTTTCATAATGACACCAAGCCCTCGCTGTATGTAAGCCAGCCCAAGCAGATTTACAAATGCTTCGCTTGTGGTAAAGCCGGCAATGTCATCGGTTTTGTAACTGATTTTGAAAAGGTTAGTTTTATTGAAGCGGTTAAAAAATTAGCGCAGCGTGCCGGCATACAAATTCCAGATTACGAAAAGACCAAGGTAGTAAATACCAAACGCGAACAGCTCTTAACCGTTTATAGAAGTGCCACGGATTTTTTCACCGAGTCCCTTTTTGCTTATGGACAGGATGTTTTGGACTATCTAAAGCAGCGTTCTTTTGCTCCGGAAACTGCCAAAGAGCTTCAGCTCGGTTATGCTTTAAATAGCGAAAAGGCACTTTTGAACCATCTGCTGAAAGAGGGCTACAGCGTTTCTCTTCTAAAGGATTCCGGGCTTTTTGCCAATTATTCCGGTGGCTTATCAGATCTCTTTAAAGACCGCTTGATGTTTCCCATTCACAATAGTTTAGGTGAAGTTATCGCTTTCGGGGGACGCATTATAGAGCCCAAAGCTGGCGTAGGTAAATACATAAATTCTCCTGGCACGGAGCTTTACACCAAGGGAAAAGAGCTCTACGGCATTTATAAAACCAAATACAACATCAGCAAAGCCAACACGGCTATTATCTGTGAGGGCTATTTTGATTTTCTGCGGCTCTATACCAATGGTTTTACCAATTCCGTAGCCAGTTTGGGAACCTCCTTGACGGAAGAGCAAATTTATTTACTGGCTCGTTTTTGCAATCGCGTTATTATATTATATGACGGTGATGCTGCCGGTATTAAAGCTGCAGTTCGTGCTGGACTTTTATGTTTAAGCAGAGGAATGGAAGCAAATGTGGCTATTCTCCCGGAAAGTGAAGATCCCGATTCGTTGATTCTAAAACAAGGCAGTAAAGCAATGCAGAATATTATAAATAAAGCAGTTCCGCTTATAAACTTCTTGGCTACGGATGCGCGTCCTGAACAGCCGACCGCAGAAAGAATCGAACTGATTTTGGATGCCTTGCGGATGCTGAAAGACCAAGTAAAAAGAGAATTGCTGCTGAAAGATGTCTCCGCTGCCTTTGGCATTACGGAAGGTGCCTTAAACAGCAAATTACATAGCCGGGGTTCTTTTTCCGTTCCCCAGCCGGACTCAACCACAAAAGTAGTCCCTCAAAACGATATCTTCGAAGAACGAAGTGTTCTTGTTTTAGCGTTGAAGGATTACGATTCGTATAAATTACTTGCCAAAGAACTGGATTTGAGTTATTTTAATAATAAACGCTATCGGGAGTTATATAGATTTCTGGTAGAGAAAAATATGCAGGCAGAACCTTGGGAACCAGCTGCCTTGCTTGATAACTTGGATAATAATGAAATAAAGGAATGCTTAGCTGAACTTCTGTTTGAGGATTTACAGCCCTTGCGCTTTGAAGATTGTCTAAATGGCTTATGTATCCGCAAAGTCCAACACGATTTGGAAGAATTGGATAGCGCCATTAGCAAAGACCCGCAAAATCTGGAACTCCTCAAAGAGAAAGAAAAGCTGGCTATAAAGTATCGGCGTATGACCAGGAAGGTCGTGAACAAAGTCCTCTATTGA